The Drechmeria coniospora strain ARSEF 6962 chromosome 02, whole genome shotgun sequence genome has a segment encoding these proteins:
- a CDS encoding ribosome biogenesis GTPase Lsg1: MPLAKSKKSMGLGNALMNDRFGKGKGSERKKTSAITRINHATGEQYLVNDKQDASWVKMRSVTEQGALDEFLATAELAGTDFTAEKMNNVKIIHTDHKNPYLLSAHEEQAVLGKHKMHRNRLTVPRRPKWDASTTPQELDRKEREAFLIWRRGLAELQENNDLLMTPFERNIEVWRQLWRVIERSDLVVQIVDARNPLLFRSEDLEVYVKAVDSRKENLLLINKADMMTLRQRQAWAKYLTEAGIAYRFFSAQLAKELNDARDQDDESNEAPQVAPPTKKSGKQPRQEEDSSDEDESEDGGDVEADDGYDVQILTVEELEDIFFQHVPEDAGADHKLQVGLVGYPNVGKSSTINALIGAKKVSVSSTPGKTKHFQTIHLSDKVILCDCPGLVFPNFAFTKADLVCNGVLPIDQMREYTGPVGLITERIPQRFLEAVYGIHIKMRPLEEGGTGIPSAAELLRAYAMARGFHTSGLGQPDESRAARYVLKDYVNGKLLFVRPPPGVEDAKDFNGELYDERHLPEKRRAALAAATQSLSLDDDESAMMALDPMALPAGPKSKKLDAGFFKPKEVQGHFGRPFSYKYTEQGAAEGSEIVGKHLTGRKARTMIALENGIDPKDVGVMSGKKHFKGRAKSERKKHRGINIVDD, from the exons ATGCCTCTAGCAAAGTCGAAAAAGTCAATGGGGCTCGGCAACGCCTTGATGAATGATCGTTTCGGCAAAGGCAAGGGCTCCGAGAGAAAGAAGACGTCTGCGATTACAAGAATAAACCATGCGACCGGTGAACAATATCTCGTCAACGACAAGCAAGATGCGTCCTGGGTCAAGATGCGCTCCGTCACGGAGCAGGGTGCCCTCGACGAGTTtctggccacggccgagctcgcgggCACCGACTTTACAGCCGAAAAGATGAACAATGTCAAAATCATCCACACCGATCACAAAAACCCGTACCTGCTGTCGGCTCACGAGGAGCAAGCCGTTCTGGGGAAGCACAAGATGCACAGAAACCGGCTGACGGTTCCGAGGAGGCCGAAGTGGGATGCGTCCACAACACCGCAGGAGCTGGATCGGAAGGAACGCGAGGCCTTTCTGATTTGGAGAAGAGGGCTAGCCGAGCTTCAGGAGAATAACGACCTGCTTATGACACCCTTTGAGCGGAATATTGAGGTCTGGCGACAGCTCTGGAGAGTCATTGAGcgctccgacttggtcgTCCAGATTGTGGATGCGCGAAACCCGCTACTGTTCCGTTCGGAAGACCTGGAAGTATACGTCAAGGCCGTGGACTCGAGGAAGGAGAATCTTCTTCTCATCAACAAAGCCGACATGATGACGCTACGACAAAGACAGGCATGGGCAAAGTATCTGACGGAGGCTGGAATCGCCTACAGGTTCTTCTCCGCCCAGCTGGCAAAGGAGTTGAATGACGCAAGGGACCAAGACGACGAATCGAATGAGGCTCCCCAAGTGGCGCCGCCAACGAAAAAATCCGGGAAGCAACCGAGGCAGGAGGAGGACTCGTCCGATGAGGACGAAAGCGAGGACGGTGGCGATGTGGAAGCAGATGACGGGTACGACGTTCAGATTCTCACAGTGGAGGAACTGGAAGACATATTCTTCCAGCACGTCCCTGAGGACGCAG GAGCCGATCACAAGCTGCAGGTCGGTCTAGTCGGGTACCCCAACGTTGGAAAATCATCCACCATCAACGCCCTCATCGGCGCGAAAAAGGTGTCGGTCTCGTCAACGCCGGGCAAGACGAAGCATTTTCAGACCATCCACCTCAGTGACAAAGTGATTCTGTGCGATTGCCCTGGCCTCGTTTTCCCCAACTTTGCTTTCACAAAAGCCGACCTCGTCTGCAACGGCGTCCTGCCTATCGACCAGATGAGAGAATACACAGGCCCCGTCGGGCTCATCACCGAACGCATACCGCAGCGCTTTCTCGAGGCTGTCTACGGTATCCACATCAAGATGCGGCCCCTCGAAGAAGGCGGCACTGGCAtaccgtcggccgccgagctgctccgCGCGTACGCCATGGCTCGAGGCTTCCACACCTCGGGCCTCGGCCAACCTGACGAGTCTAGGGCCGCGCGTTACGTTCTCAAGGACTACGTCAACGGCAAGCTGCTCTTTGTGCGCCCGCCCccgggcgtcgaggatgcaAAAGATTTCAACGGCGAGCTCTACGATGAGCGCCATCTTCCGGAAAAGAGACGAGCCGCGCTCGCTGCCGCCACTCAATCTCTGTCtctcgatgacgacgagtcCGCCATGATGGCTTTGGACCCAATGGCTCTGCCCGCGGGACCAAAGTCCAAGAAGCTCGATGCCGGTTTCTTCAAGCCCAAGGAGGTGCAGGGCCACTTCGGTAGACCTTTTAGCTACAAATATACCGAACAaggcgcggccgagggaaGTGAGATTGTCGGCAAGCACCTGACTGGGCGAAAGGCCAGGACGATGATTGCGCTGGAGAATGGCATTGACCCCAAGGATGTGGGAGTCATGTCGGGAAAGAAGCACTTCAAAGGAAGGGCAAAGAGCGAGAGGAAAAAGCACCGCGGAATCAACATAGTTGACGATTAA
- a CDS encoding gram-negative bacteria-binding protein 1 precursor, giving the protein MAKMQEKAESTAPVQRKARAIHPPTEASAASSPWPHATPRLSIDDGFKRRFKSYRLRGEHEKPWLEDPAMAKKIRWNNLIVWTWIGLGFIGAAIIAFFQIRPYQNLPYCLVYEDHFDRLDSDIWTHEVQLDGFGTGSFDWATADPKNSYIDAQGLHIVPTLTNQTTSITNDQLYANHTLDLLQDGSCTSTRNTSCIVHSDPQKGTMIPPVRSARLTTRGKRSIRYGKVEVVAKLPKGNWLWPAIWMMPEDSVYGPWPRSGEIDIMEARGNTHDYAEGGRNLYYGTLHWGPTTETNSYWRTTHAKKIRRGDYASDFHTFGVQWTPRYIYFYIDSRIHQILFVGFQQDKPLYDVGRFAQMAENKTLLANPWAVSNSTTGNAPFDQRFYLILSVAVGSRNGWFLDYVGGKPWIDAATNAQWTFWNASNDWLPTWGEGDTRGMTVRSVRMWQQGECGQPVVS; this is encoded by the exons ATGGCCAAGATGCAGGAGAAGGCCGAGAGCACGGCGCCCGTCCAGCGCAAAGCCCGTGCCATTCACCCCCCGACCGAAGCCTCAGCCGCCTCATCACCATGGCCGCATGCGACGCCTCGACTCTCCATAGATGACGGCTTCAAGCGCAGGTTCAAGAGTTATCGCCTGCgcggcgagcacgagaaGCCCTGGCTCGAGGACCCTGCCATGGCCAAGAAGATTCGATGGAACAACCTCATCGTCTGGACCTGGATCGGATTGGGATtcatcggcgccgccatcattGCCTTTTTCCAGATTCGTCCATATCAGAACTTGCCG TACTGTCTTGTGTACGAAGACCACTTCGACAGGCTTGATTCTGATATCTGGACCCACGAGGTCCAGCTTGACGGTTTCGGAACCGGCTCCTTCGACTGGGCCACAGCTGATCCCAAAAACTCGTATATTGACGCTCAGGGCCTGCACATTGTGCCCACGCTTACGAATCAGACAACATCCATCACCAACGACCAGCTCTACGCCAACCACACTCTCGATCTGCTCCAGGACGGTAGCTGCACGAGCACGCGCAATACTTCATGCATAGTACACTCTGATCCCCAAAAGGGAACCATGATCCCACCCGTGAGGTCCGCGCGCCTCACGACCAGAGGCAAGAGGAGCATCCGGTACGGCAAGGTCGAGGTCGTGGCCAAGCTGCCCAAAGGCAACTGGCTCTGGCCCGCCATTTGGATGATGCCCGAGGACTCTGTCTACGGCCCCTGGCCTCGCAGCGGCGAGATCGATATCATGGAGGCCCGTGGCAACACTCACGACTACGCTGAAGGCGGCCGAAATCTGTACTACGGAACACTTCACTGGG GTCCCACCACCGAAACTAACTCGTACTGGAGAACGACGCACGCCAAGAAGATACGGCGCGGCGACTACGCGTCCGACTTCCACACCTTTGGCGTGCAGTGGACGCCTCGGTATATTTACTTCTACATAGACTCGCGCATCCACCAGATCCTCTTCGTCGGCTTCCAACAGGACAAGCCGCTGTACGACGTAGGCCGCTTCGCCCAGATGGCCGAAAACAAGACTCTCCTCGCCAACCCCTGGGCTGTGAGCAACTCTACCACCGGCAACGCACCCTTTGACCAGAGGTTCTATCTCATTCTtagcgtcgccgtcggttcGCGCAATGGTTGGTTCTT AGACTATGTTGGGGGCAAACCGTGGATCGACGCTGCCACGAACGCCCAGTGGACGTTTTGGAACGCTTCCAATGACTGGTTGCCCACCTGGGGTGAGGGTGATACCCGCGGCATGACGGTCCGCTCAGTGCGCATGTGGCAGCAGGGCGAATGCGGCCAGCCAGTGGTGTCCTAG
- a CDS encoding putative cutinase transcription factor 1 beta has product MQCEQLRDSAAENITAWIGLALSTYGVFDRSRTLASPYHPHADSCASGRQRLEYDASKTTPRRRRLRRRRLLRQRRNIWERHIPHRHASSFENVTAEHAFFTHGGRYHLSHLQSRSEHAAATDDDENPPPASPSAMEADGSRAAHGSPSPAPSADSGDQGKKRPAAAGKEISDVPQKMAKRRAARACVSCRARKVRCDVVEGAPCGNCRWDNVEVSESEPVGDAVPPARACEGEEAEGATAGRTSKRRVWSRRAVGESECLLRTGGGKLSRLPVVRHPFTRRPGVLASSGMALGPFARHLGQARAHMVTGAPGMGFWSAPNPKERRVHKSSRKILPTGQSFPPSPLVRSSRAATLGQNPTASSRALTRNPSSRKNLVTAVNTAPAPPGASGAAAEAHRHHQGQGQGQGLLHADLSQCQHQRQRQQQQLQQQLQQQLQQQLQQQQQQQQQQQQHQHQHLHQQQQQQQLRCKSTDTATASTTPLAAVHVHLGDVTTAASRAGNANGTVDAHVPHLIYQRSAAYRNDAGLLNRVSPSESVPATSPASAPAPSTTSPGTHSSPTTTTTSSVLPAPQLPWNPSLAGHADLFGTGRTAQFLHSLELPDASSSLPPFVRPLPSKIAAEDVQYLHIKGALALPAIPLQNALLQAYVEYVHPYMPLIDLHDFLHVVGRHDGLHGQTSLFLYQAVMFAATAFVDMKHLRDAGYSTRKGARKAFFQKTRLLYDFDYESDRLVLVQGLMLMTYWYETPDDQKDTWHWMGVAISLAHTIGLHRNPELTSMPPPKQRLWKRIWWSCFMRDRLIALGMRRPTRIKDEDFDVPMLVEADFEIRLLAESSTVMPPECRLVRDLAMQRDLAAMCIAKAKLCLCISRMLRLQYSVLLRDKSKTETATGGGAVLFPDGLPDDVEGVAAVDLELTAWAESLPACCADRPLTPLDVDDGRSTVAVQRTLLHMVYHTTVSALHRPQFLPSSPTQPPTTSREAQEVSRLRVRDAAARITRLATQLHQLRLERYLPTTGVTVILPAMIIHLLEMKSPTAQVRERAGRGFRQCMRVMEKLRDMYAAADYATGFLDAALRKAAIDVDGKMSPSTLAMMTHVAVGPGAHTPPPENLPYMTTAESLFQEKRSQPPVRTMLPPNTINAAALDLSANSPPQTDFDSAGMTPGASVGSDEMAFDAEAADLDFAQAHEGLDWNAVAGTDFDVDQWLQFPADGVNDEDEDDADAAEGDKEGDKDDQAKATEAQPSHLIALDKDGDGDVTIEAAPLVDAGHAKVLAQAA; this is encoded by the exons atgcaa TGCGAGCAGCTACGAGACTCGGCGGCGGAAAACATCACGGCCTGGATCGGACTTGCGTTGAGCACCTACGGAGTGTTTGATCGGTCGAGGACATTGGCATCGCCGTACCATCCGCACGCCGACAGCTGTGCCTCAGGCAGGCAACGCCTCGAATACGACGCCTCGAAGACGACGCCTCGAAGACGACgcctacgacgacgacgactcctCCGACAGCGGCGGAACATCTGGGAGCGCCACATTCCGCATCGTCACGCCAGCAGTTTCGAGAACGTGACCGCCGAGCACGCCTTCTTCACTCACGGCGGCCGATACCATCTGTCGCACCTGCAAAGTCGAAGCGAGCACGCCGctgccaccgacgacgacgaaaatCCGCCGCCCGCCAGCCCCTCCGCCATGGAGGCTGACGGCTCCCGCGCCGCCCacggctcgccctcgcctgcGCCCTCCGCCGATTCGGGGGACCAGGGCAAGAaacggccggcggcggcgggcaaggAGATTTCCGACGTGCCGCAGAAGATGGCGAAGCGACGTGCCGCCCGCGCCTGCGTGTCCTGTCGCGCACGCAAGGTACGCTGCGACGTGGTCGAGGGTGCGCCCTGCGGAAACTGTCGGTGGGACAATGTCGAGGTGAGTGAGAGTGAGCCCGTCGGTGATGCGGTGCCTCCTGCGCGTGcgtgcgagggcgaggaggcggagggTGCCACGGCTGGCCGCACGAGCAAGCGTCG tgTGTGGTCCAGGAGAGCCGTCGGCGAAAGTGAgtgcttgctccgtactggggGAGGAAAATTGTCCCGcctccccgtcgtccgtcaTCCGTTTACCCGCCGGCCGGGGGTGCTCGCCAGTTCCGGAATGGCCCTCGGTCCGTTCGCGCGCCACCTGGGCCAAGCGCGAGCCCACATGGTCACCGGTGCACCGGGCATGGGGTTCTGGAGCGCGCCAAACCCAAAGGAGAGGCGTGTCCATAAATCCTCTCGGAAAATCCTCCCCACTGGCCAAtccttccctccctcccccctcgtccgctcctcgagggcggcaacCCTGGGGCAGAATCCAACGGCAAGCTCGCGGGCGCTGACTCGGAATCCGTCGTCTAGAAAGAATCTCGTCACGGCGGTAAATACCGCCCCGGCGCCCCCCGGAGCCagcggggcggcggcggaggcccACCGCCATCAtcagggccagggccagggccagggtcTCCTCCACGCGGACCTGAGCCAGTGCCAGCATcaacgccaacgccaacAGCAACAACTACAGCAGCAACTACAGCAGCAGTTACAGCAGCAGttacagcagcagcagcagcagcaacaacaacaacaacaacatcAACATCAACATCTTCatcaacaacaacaacaacagcaacTGCGATGCAAATCCACCgacacggcgacggcctcgacaacTCCTCTTGCCGCCGTGCACGTCCACCTCGGCGATGtaacgacggcggcgagtcgTGCCGGCAACGCAAACGGCACCGTGGATGCGCACGTCCCGCACTTGATCT ATCAGCGCTCTGCCGCATACCgcaacgacgccggcctgctcAATCGGGTCTCGCCCTCCGAGAGCGTGCCCGCAACATCACCTGCGTCGGCCCCTGcgccttcgacgacgagcccaGGTACGCAttcttcgccgacgacgacgacgacgtcgagcgtcCTGCCCGCTCCGCAGCTGCCGTGGAACCCCAGCCTCGCCGGACACGCCGACCTCTTCGGCACCGGCCGCACCGCCCAGTTCCTCCACTCGCTCGAGCTGCCCGATGCCAGCTCCAGCCTGCCACCCTTTGTGCGGCCCCTGCCCTCTAAgatcgcggccgaggacgttCAGTACCTGCACATCAAGGGCGCCCTGGCTCTGCCGGCCATCCCGCTCCAGAATGCCTTGCTGCAGGCCTACGTCGAATACGTCCACCCCTACATGCCGCTCATCGACCTCCATGATTTTCTCcacgtcgtcggtcgtcaCGATGGCCTCCACGGCCAGACGAGCCTGTTCCTCTACCAGGCTGTCATgttcgccgccaccgccttcGTCGACATGAAGCACCTGCGCGATGCCGGATACTCGACGCGCAAGGGGGCCAGGAAGGCCTTTTTCCAAAAGACCAGG CTCCTCTACGACTTCGACTACGAATCGgaccgtctcgtcctcgtccagggCCTCATGCTCATGACGTATTGGTACGAGACGCCCGACGACCAAAAGGATACCTGGCACTGGATGGGCGTCGCCATCTCGCTCGCCCACACCATCGGCCTCCACCGGAACCCCGAGCTGAcgagcatgccgccgccgaagcagCGGCTGTGGAAGCGCATCTGGTGGTCGTGCTTCATGCGAGACCGTctcatcgccctcggcatGCGTCGTCCGACGCGcatcaaggacgaggacTTTGACGTGCccatgctcgtcgaggccgacttcGAGatccgcctcctcgccgagtccAGCACCGTCATGCCGCCCGAGTGCCGCCTCGTGCGCGACCTCGCCATGCAGcgcgacctcgccgccatgtgcatcgccaaggccaagctCTGCCTCTGCATCAGCCGCATGCTCCGGCTCCAGTACTCGGTCCTCCTCCGGGACAAGAGCAAGACCGAGACCgcgaccggcggcggcgccgtgctcTTCCCCGACGGGCtgcccgacgacgtcgaaggcgtcgccgccgtcgacctcgagctcACCGCCTGGGCCGAGTCCCTCCCCGCGTGCTGCGCCGACCGGCCCCTGACGCCgctggacgtcgacgacggccgctcgacCGTCGCGGTCCAGAGGACGCTGCTGCACATGGTCTACCACACGACCGTGTCGGCCCTGCACCGGCCCCAGTtcctgccctcgtcgccgacgcagccgccgacgacgtcgcgcGAGGCGCAGGAGGTCTCCCGCCTGCGCGtgcgcgacgccgccgcccgcatCACCCGCCTCGCCACCCAGCTGCACCAGCTCCGGCTCGAGCGATacctgccgacgacgggcgtcaCCGTCATCCTGCCGGCCATGATCATCCACCTGCTCGAGATGAAGAGCCCGACGGCCCAGGTGCGCGAGCGCGCCGGCCGCGGCTTCCGCCAGTGCATGCGCGTCATGGAGAAGCTGCGCGACAtgtacgccgccgccgactaCGCCaccggcttcctcgacgccgccctgcgcaaggcggccatcgacgtcgacggcaagatgtcgccgtcgacgctcgccatGATGACGCacgtggccgtcggccccggcgcccacacgccgccgcccgagaaCCTGCCCtacatgacgacggccgagtcgctGTTCCAGGAGAAGCGGAGCCAGCCGCCGGTCCGGACGATGCTGCCGCCCAACACcatcaacgccgccgccctcgacctgTCGGCCAACTCGCCGCCCCAGACCGACTTTGACTCGGCCGGCATGACGCCCGGCGCCAGCGTCGGGTCGGACGAGATGGCCTttgacgccgaggccgccgacctcgacttTGCCCAAGCTCACGAGGGCCTCGACTGGAACGCCGTCGCGGGCACCGACTTTGACGTCGACCAGTGGCTGCAGTTTCCCGCCGACGGAgtcaacgacgaggacgaggacgacgccgacgccgccgagggtgaCAAGGAgggcgacaaggacgaccAAGCAAAGGCAACGGAGGCGCAGCCGTCGCACCTCATCGcgctcgacaaggacggcgacggcgacgtgaCGATCGAGGCCGCCCCTCTGGTCGACGCAGGCCACGCCAAAGTGCTGGCGCAGGCAGCATGA